One Pseudorasbora parva isolate DD20220531a chromosome 8, ASM2467924v1, whole genome shotgun sequence DNA window includes the following coding sequences:
- the mgat1a gene encoding alpha-1,3-mannosyl-glycoprotein 2-beta-N-acetylglucosaminyltransferase a, translating to MLRNRSSLIICGALIFVAWNVILIFVLMRRPSNKGSLGSHTGDGDGARGSKFGNIMNEVLRVADAFENELESQRKILLQIENQWAVWENKDGVTAAKPNSEVEHSAPAVIPILVIACNRVTVRRCLDKLIEHRPSAELYPIIVSQDCGHAETSEVIASYGSKLTHIKQPDLSDISVPAQHKKFQGYYKISRHYRWALNQVFNTFSYSSVVIVEDDLEVAPDFFEYFRSLHPVLKSDPTLWCVSAWNDNGRDGFVDPGKASLLYRTDFFPGLGWMLTKDLWAEIEPKWPASFWDDWMRHPDQRRDRSCIRPEISRTLTFGRKGVSLGQFYDKYLRFIKLNAEFVPFTKMDLSYLEKKKYDKSFEKLVYDAPVVTVEDLQGGKLSGLGPFRVQYSGSDRFKTLARSLGIMDDLKSGVPRAGYRGVVSFLFRGKRVYLAPPAGWSQYDPSWS from the exons ATGCTCCGCAATAGAAGTTCCCTTATCATTTGTGGTGCTTTGATATTTGTAGCTTGGAATGTCATTCTTATTTTTGTCCTAATGAGACGCCCTTCTAATAAAGGGTCTCTGGGCAGCCACACTGGGGACGGGGACGGAGCCAGAGGAAGCAAGTTCGGAAATATAATGAATGAGGTGTTGCGTGTAGCTGATGCATTTGAAAATGAACTTGAATCGCAGAGGAAGATTCTATTGCAAATCGAGAACCAGTGGGCAGTTTGGGAGAACAAAGATGGTGTGACTGCTGCTAAGCCAAATTCAGAAGTAGAGCATTCAGCTCCGGCTGTCATCCCTATTTTAGTCATTGCCTGTAATCGTGTGACCGTGAGACGCTGTCTTGACAAACTAATTGAGCACCGACCGTCGGCCGAGCTCTACCCAATCATAGTGAGCCAGGACTGCGGACACGCGGAAACGTCTGAAGTGATCGCCTCATATGGCAGTAAGCTGACCCATATCAAACAGCCTGATCTTTCAGATATCTCGGTACCTGCGCAGCACAAGAAGTTCCAGGGTTACTACAAAATCTCGCGGCATTACCGTTGGGCACTCAACCAGGTTTTCAACACCTTTTCGTACTCATCGGTTGTCATCGTGGAGGATGATTTGGAG GTGGCCCCTGATTTTTTTGAGTACTTCAGATCGCTTCATCCAGTTTTAAAATCAGACCCAACTCTGTGGTGCGTGTCTGCCTGGAATGACAACGGCAGAGACGGATTTGTGGACCCTGGAAAAGCAAGCTTGTTGTACAGGACAGATTTTTTCCCAGGCTTGGGCTGGATGCTCACAAAGGACCTCTGGGCAGAGATTGAGCCAAAATGGCCAGCCTCGTTTTGGGATGACTGGATGCGGCACCCCGATCAGCGCAGAGACAGGTCCTGCATCAGGCCAGAAATTTCCAGAACTTTGACATTTGGCAGGAAGGGTGTGAGTTTGGGACAGTTTTACGACAAGTACCTCCGCTTTATTAAGCTCAATGCCGAATTTGTGCCTTTTACAAAAATGGACCTTTCTTATTTAGAAAAGAAGAAATATGACAAGAGCTTTGAGAAGTTGGTTTACGATGCTCCGGTTGTCACAGTGGAGGATTTGCAGGGTGGGAAACTTTCTGGGCTTGGCCCATTTCGGGTGCAGTATTCTGGTTCTGACCGTTTTAAAACATTGGCTCGCAGTCTTGGTATAATGGACGACCTGAAGTCAGGAGTCCCACGAGCTGGGTATAGAGGTGTGGTTAGTTTCCTTTTTCGTGGAAAGAGGGTCTATTTAGCTCCACCTGCTGGTTGGAGTCAGTATGATCCTAGTTGGAGTTGA
- the sh3bp5la gene encoding SH3-binding domain protein 5-like, a, with amino-acid sequence MDPAALRESPAGSGATSVEQRGRNETEEEATDDGREADGESEETEMESKDCERSKCPDENSLHGKLTEEELDPRIQEELERLNETSEEINKMELELQEFRSSHRRIMNESVHKLKVKSSELGSCIEKARPYYEARRKAKEAQQETQKAALSFERAVSMHSAAREMVHVAEQGLTAVKTLDPTWQEMLNHATSKVNEAEEERMKSEREHMRVTQLCQEAEARVQELQKSLKRSIMKSKSYFELKAQFNDILEEHKSKILELEERISKAKLNYSSTLRHLEQISEEIHAQREQEQQKDGRIKTCSGRSPPVGAEAIGSTGTESGACGGYPRPNDWVDGKEGVANTREWVEMHQNSRWVDMGRAEVTRSGSDSLSVVSSQTIISDLGKCDSVEHLSRLSSNVSLSGEEGERDGLENDKKGQTNLDISEEFLKQHMRSVSL; translated from the exons ATGGATCCAGCGGCTTTGCGTGAAAGTCCTGCGGGTTCAGGAGCAACTTCAGTGGAGCAAAGAGGACGAAACGAGACGGAGGAGGAGGCGACGGATGACGGCAGAGAAGCTGATGGGGAATCCGAGGAAACAGAGATGGAGAGTAAAGACTGCGAGAGATCAAAATGTCCAGATGAAAACTCACTGCATGGAAAACTGACTGAGGAAGAACTAGATCCCAGAATCCAG GAGGAACTAGAGCGTCTTAATGAGACCAGCGAGGAGATCAATAAGATGGAACTGGAACTGCAA GAGTTTCGCTCCAGCCACAGGAGGATAATGAATGAATCTGTGCATAAACTCAAAGTGAAAAGTTCAGAACTGGGGTCCTGCATAGAGAAGGCCAGGCCTTACTATGAGGCACGCAGGAAAGCAAAGGAG GCCCAGCAGGAGACCCAGAAAGCCGCGCTCAGCTTTGAGAGAGCGGTGTCCATGCACTCGGCTGCTCGAGAGATGGTCCATGTGGCAGAACAGGGCCTCACTGCAGTCAAGACGCTGGATCCAACCTGGCAAGAAATGTTAAATCATGCGACCTCAAAG GTGAACGAGGCAGAGGAGGAGCGCATGAAGAGTGAACGCGAGCACATGCGTGTCACCCAGCTGTGTCAGGAGGCCGAAGCCCGTGTGCAGGAGCTGCAGAAATCACTGAAGAGATCCATCATGAAGTCCAAGTCTTACTTCGAGCTTAAGGCCCAGTTCAATGACATTCTAGAG gAGCACAAGTCAAAAATTTTAGAGTTAGAGGAGCGTATTTCCAAAGCCAAGTTAAACTACTCCAGCACCTTGCGCCACCTGGAGCAAATTAGCGAGGAGATTCATGCCCAGAGGGAGCAGGAGCAACAAAAGGATGGACGAATCAAAAcatgcagtgggcggagcccTCCTGTAGGAGCAGAGGCTATCGGCAGCACGGGTACCGAAAGTGGAGCCTGCGGAGGTTACCCGAGACCAAACGATTGGGTGGATGGGAAAGAAGGCGTGGCTAATACCAGAGAGTGGGTGGAGATGCATCAAAACTCCAGGTGGGTGGACATGGGAAGAGCTGAGGTGACGAGATCTGGTTCAGACTCTCTTTCCGTCGTCAGCTCCCAGACCATCATCTCCGATCTTGGAAAGTGTGACTCGGTCGAACACCTCAGTCGTCTCAGCAGTAACGTCAGTCTCTCAGGAGAAGAGGGGGAGAGAGACGGGTTGGAGAATGATAAAAAAGGTCAAACAAATTTAGACATTTCAGAGGAGTTTCTCAAACAACACATGCGAAGTGTCAGTTTATGA